A single region of the Pyricularia oryzae 70-15 chromosome 4, whole genome shotgun sequence genome encodes:
- a CDS encoding phosphatidylinositol N-acetylglucosaminyltransferase subunit C, which produces MAPPSGLNKSSLPSDSDLPYTKTLATRTGSSSYLVPARLSGATDVDVNNPRRLHQQRDDRSRSRRRGKRAWKKLLWVKQSYPDNYTDQATFLENLQRNPRLQPYQFWPLVADSTVIVQHVCSVIIFVACFVGIFQERISPITVVSVSSFETFLGWCLYDRWVGLEAAEGAGDNDVTENPPNGRSSPRKQRSRSRGPRPTGVGFTSERPRLAVVGNNDQLGGSRRGSLLSISAHPQSTSASSLVSTASHASGNGLLATATSLSPKHRPSSPLRGGRAQLRANALKSALLIYFTLLGLSPILKSLTRSTSSDSIWAMSFWLLAINIFFFDYSGTWTGVNHISVASLSTNAALMASTVLASRLPSTGQVFGLTIFSIEVFGLFPVFRRYARHRSWRFHVLLTFLLVAGAGVGVGLTLAGNGTNAGFPWRSGLLGMVAACFIAAIAMGGCSWWLLGLQKYKNEIHGPWDPARPVIISRMHWDDD; this is translated from the exons ATGGCACCTCCATCGGGTCTGAACAAGTCATCTTTACCATCGGATTCCGACTTACCATATACCAAGACCCTGGCTACCCGCACCGGCTCGTCGTCATATCTGGTTCCGGCTAGGCTGTCGGGTGCCACCGATGTCGACGTGAACAACCCGCGGCGCTTGCATCAGCAGCGTGATGACCGGAGCCGGAGCCGGAGGAGAGGCAAGCGTGCTTGGAAGAAGCTACTTTGGGTGAAGCAATCCT ACCCGGACAATTACACTGATCAGGCCACGTTCCTCGAAAACCTACAGCGCAATCCACGCCTCCAGCCCTACCAATTCTGGCCTCTGGTCGCCGACTCGACTGTCATCGTTCAGCATGTCTGTTCCGTCATAATATTCGTTGCCTGCTTTGTAGGCATCTTTCAAGAGCGGATTAGTCCCATAACGGTTGTGAGCGTCTCCAGCTTCGAGACCTTTCTGGGGTGGTGCCTTTATGATCGTTGGGTCGGCCTCGAGGCTGCTGAGGGCGCCGGCGACAACGACGTCACCGAAAATCCCCCCAACGGGCGATCTTCGCCCCGAAAGCAGCGCTCCAGGTCCCGCGGGCCCAGACCAACGGGTGTAGGATTCACCTCGGAGCGGCCCCGGCTGGCTGTTGTCGGCAACAATGACCAACTAGGAGGAAGCCGGCGGGGCAGTTTGCTGTCCATCAGCGCGCACCCGCAGTCCACTTCGGCTAGCTCATTGGTCTCTACAGCCTCTCATGCGAGCGGAAACGGCCTATTGGCTACGGCAACGTCGCTGTCCCCAAAGCACAGGCCCTCTTCCCCCCTCCGAGGTGGAAGAGCACAGCTACGTGCAAACGCGCTCAAGTCGGCGCTTCTCATTTACTTCACTCTCCTGGGCCTCTCTCCGATTTTGAAGTCTTTGACCCGGTCCACGTCTTCTGACAGCATTTGGGCAATGTCCTTTTGGCTACTTGCCATCAACATTTTCTTCTTCGACTACTCGGGAACTTGGACAGGCGTTAATCATATATCTGTTGCGTCATTGTCTACCAATGCGGCATTGATGGCATCGACAGTTTTGGCAAGTCGCCTCCCGTCAACCGGGCAGGTGTTCGGCTTAACTATCTTCAGCATTGAGGTATTTGGCCTGTTCCCTGTGTTTCGACGCTATGCACGCCATCGGAGCTGGCGCTTCCACGTTTTACTCACATTTCTGCTCGTGGCGGGCGCCGGTGTTGGCGTTGGTCTTACGTTAGCCGGCAACGGCACCAACGCGGGTTTTCCGTGGAGGAGCGGACTTCTTGGCATGGTGGCAGCCTGTTTTATTGCCGCTATAGCGATGGGTGGGTGCAGCTGGTGGCTGCTCGGGCTGCAAAAGTACAAGAACGAAATCCATGGTCCTTGGGATCCAGCTCGTCCTGTTATCATCAGTAGGATGCATTGGGACGACGACTGA